The sequence CTGCCCTTCATCACCTCGCTTCTTTCTTTCAGCTGAATCAACAGATTGATTTCAAAACAGGACTCGCATAAGATATTATAAGAATCTAATTTGAGCGAacatttttttcaatataaactaaattttttagtattATCTATCAGCCACCTTGTAAATATACCCTACCTAAACCACCCTTTACTTTATTAGACCAGGTCGATCAAGTGTCATTTAAATTTTCCCaagtcaaagaaaaaaggaatgtCTTAAATAATACATTGATGCTCTTGCACATAGCAGGGCAGAGAGACCTACAGGAGTCAAATGCATTCAATCAAATTTTTCTGCACATATGTCCAAACAAACAATGGCCGTACTTTTATACTCAGAATGGCAAACTATTTTGTAATATTAGTACCCACTCACCAAACTCATATGCAAAATCTGTCAGAATTCTTAGCAGTCTTAAGCTCTATTGGTTCAAGTAGAAGCAATGTATTCTCAACATTCTTAGGAACACACCAGACACTTATTCATTGTAATCTTTATATTCTTATGCTATAACAATGGTCCATGCATTTCATAACTaattttaatgaaatacatcaaatattcaattaaaaaattcaagattATTCAAAATATCTAAGTAATTTCAGTCACCTTTATCATcctgcttctttttcttttcttttggaccTAAGCTTCCATCTGCATCAGCTATGCAATCTGACtttgtttttgcatattgAATCCGctgcaccaaaaaaaattatgatcaTCTTTAcattttagaaaaagaaaatttaatggaTGTGAACATCACAATATTATAATCAAACATCATCCtttgagaaaaacaaaacaactaaAGAGCAGAGTGTAGTGTAACATTTACAGTGAATGCATCTTTATTCCACAAATAGATTTCTCTTTCAAAACAAACTTCCAGGTATTGGTAACTACATCTTTCAAGGGATGCAATGCCTACATCATAAACTAATTAAAGAAGAGAAACAGAAGGCTAAGCATGCCAGAAATGGTTATGAAGCCCAAACTTTACAAAAACATAGACAGCTCAGAGATACACACAAACATAAGAGTATAGAATTAGAATCTGCGACCTAACAGAAGAATACAGATTAGGAGGAAAGCTTTATATGGTTCCAGAAAGTTGAAATCTTAGCAAACATGTCCCACAAATATGCAATAAGCTACCAACTGGGCTTATTCAGACCTACCATGGGTTTATCATAAAATGGGAAGTTTTGCATCTGACGCACAGCATTACTGGCAGAAGTCACTTCTAGAAATGCAACCCATGCTTGCCCACGAAGCTTGGGTGTCTTCAAAGCTACAACATCCAAAATCTTTCCATATTGCGAGAATAAGCAATACAGGGACCTCTTCAATTCTGCAAAGGAAGCAAAAAGAATGCCACTATTAACATACAAAAGTTTAGCCCTAAAAGTAACATTAATATCTTGTTATGCTAGACAATTCAAAAGTCAACTTCAAAAAGGAAGTAAGATGTCAAGACCACTAAAGCAGAAAATTGTGGTTACTCTCTTGCCTCTACAGTGTCACTTTCTCAATTTTATGATCCAACAAGCACCCAAGTAAACCAGAATCACTTTACAACCACAAAACTCCCCAATGTTGCATTTGGTTTGTGGATTCAGAAGATGAGATTTTGAAGTGATTACTCATTTAAATTGTTTAATGAGACTTTTATAACCATTAACATAAAAGTTACTAACTCCCAACGTGAACTTGATTGTTTGAAATAGGATAAAGTTCAAATACTCAAGACATAAATATAGTGTTGTTCTTGATTTACAACAATAAGTatcagaattttcttttctccacATTTTTAGCATTTTATGCAAATCATGTAAACTAAATCGTTAAAACAAAACCCATTCTTTTAAATTCACAGCTGCAATGCAACCTTAGTATCCGGTTATACTTCATGAAATTCAACTATTACCTAGGTTTCATATGAGTAAGTTCAAGTACCCAATTCAATATACAACCAACAATAGTCCTTTCAACACTTGCACGAAGATTCACCATTATAGTTTCTGAATCAACTACCATACCGAATTTTCACCAAATTCACCATGCCCTATCTGCTGCGCTTGCACTCGCCAATTCaaactaaaaccctaaacctcaACTTGCGCTAAGagaagttaaaaaataaacaaaagaaaatacactATAATCGATTCAAAGGAGACTAATGCGATTAATTTTGCAGACTAGACATTACTACGGTGAGTTAATTAAAACAAGTGAGAGATTCggcattttgttttcttacaGTTTCCTCAGGTTTCTCGGTAGCCAAACAAAGGGAAGAAAAGATAGAGCATAGATTGAGTTACCttcttttttgattttctCGTTGAGGTTCTTAATGTATATTGTTTGGTTAGGCGGTATGTCCCCTGAAAGCATGGTcgctcagagagagagagagatcgcaCAGCTTCAAGTCTCTCTGATTTTTGTGGGAGAGAGAAGCGAGAGACTCGGTGTCCAATCGGACTGAGCCCTAGAAGATGTTCACAGCCGCCATTGGGTTCCAAGAATTCTTTACACATTGGGCCCATTGATTCATTGGGCCTTGTTCTCAAAAACACTAATAAAACGATGGATTGGACTAAATAGTCGTGCCCCATGCTTGgttgtctttttttgtttttggtacgGAATCTTCTGACGGTCAACGAAGTTACGTTTACGTAACGGCAGAATTAAGGTTGGAACTTGGAACCGCCCTTAGATTAGGGTTCCATGCAatgtttttttggtgaaaGTTCCATGCAATGTTACTTGAGCCTGAACGGTTCCTTGTACATAGACATTCAAGTgtcaaaaaattatataaggGACATGAAAAAATGACGACAACAGATCTCGTCCTCATTCAGTCACCTCCacataaatatatagaaagataaaaaacaattaaagcCCATTTTATGGGTAGAAGTAGGTGGCAACAATTTTAAAAGGTGCGGgtatttaaaagttaaaattgaaaattcattGCACTATACTAAAATCAGTCTTTATATTGAAtctggtctctctctctctttgaagtTTTGTAAGGCCTGGTTTAACCAATTTCTCGAGttgaattgaaattgcattgcttgttgtatgattgcgtacacttttttcAACGAGTGGGCAACTCAATTGTTGAATGATATCATTCTTTATTGTCAATTTGGTTTTATTGCCCCAGTCTCCCAATCCGCGATCATGCACTCATTCTGGACATATAACAATCGCATTCAGGTGTCACATGTGAATTAGTCACCAGTCATCATATGGTGGAGTCTGATTCCCAAGTTGCCATCAAGATGGTGAAGGGAGAAAGGGCGGTGGCCGTGGAAGTAGACAGTATTCTCTTCGACATTCAGATTGTGATTCGAGAATTTCATaaagtaatttttatttttgcaccTCACAGTTGCAACAAAGTTGCTCATGAGGTTGCAACTTTTGCGTGTAGGGTAGGTGGTAGTTACTATTGAGATTTTATACCTCCAGATTAGTTATTTAATACCTTAGTCAGAAATGTTCATGTTCATGTTCACCTTTAATAAAAGTATTTGATtcttgagaaagaaaaaaaaaattcatatcaaaTCCCCCCACTGATTCTCTCGCAGGCTTCTGTCTGCCGCATCAACTCAACAATAAttgacaaactcaaaaattcaAGGCATTTCACATGGTGTTGTCGAGCAAATCGTACTTGGTTCATTCATTACATGTTAGGAACCATTTTCCTTTGTATACAAATCATAGTCATGAATCCTCTAATTTGTAATGACTTTTTACGTATTTAGAAGAATAACTCCGgacatataaaaaataataatgctATTTGGACCACTAGTTTAATATAAGTAGGCCCTAGCAGTGAAAGTGGGATTCACTTGTATTATATAGATAGTAATGTGATTCGTAAATATGATACAAATAGCAGTattctataataaaaaatcaagtgATGTCCTATATATGAAATAATgttaattttaagaaaaacacTTAGACTTTGTTTGGGATCCTACTCAAAAAAGTAAAGTGAAAAACtatgattcttttttaaaacatgAGTTTTCAAACAGTGATTTTCATATCTAAAAACTTGCTTGGTATTGAActccaaactatttttaagatctaaaaaaaattgaaattaaaattagaaaatcaaaaaccctaatccccaaattgaaattaacaaaagaaaaggaaaaagatgtGAGGCACAAACCCAACCAATTttggtggagagagagagagagagagagagagagagagagagagagagagagagagagagaagaaaaaaaactataaaacctcactttttttgtttttaataataggggtgtttttgaatttattttgggtttggatttttaaaaataggcCTACCAAAAAGCTTTTTAAGGTAAATCtgtttttaagtttataaaattgaatcCAAGTAGGGTACCAAACGAACCC comes from Prunus dulcis chromosome 6, ALMONDv2, whole genome shotgun sequence and encodes:
- the LOC117631156 gene encoding U2 small nuclear ribonucleoprotein B'' 2-like isoform X2; amino-acid sequence: MLSGDIPPNQTIYIKNLNEKIKKEELKRSLYCLFSQYGKILDVVALKTPKLRGQAWVAFLEVTSASNAVRQMQNFPFYDKPMRIQYAKTKSDCIADADGSLGPKEKKKKQDDKAERKKRGDEGQQSATENGATAENGGRTASSRQGNPNAHEAAAPNSILFIENLPHETTSAMLELLFKQYPGFREVRLIEAKPGIAFVEFEDDIHSSMAMTALQGFRITPQNSMAISFAKK
- the LOC117631156 gene encoding U2 small nuclear ribonucleoprotein B'' 2-like isoform X1, whose product is MLSGDIPPNQTIYIKNLNEKIKKEELKRSLYCLFSQYGKILDVVALKTPKLRGQAWVAFLEVTSASNAVRQMQNFPFYDKPMRIQYAKTKSDCIADADGSLGPKEKKKKQDDKAERKKRGDEGQQSATENGATAENGGRTQASSRQGNPNAHEAAAPNSILFIENLPHETTSAMLELLFKQYPGFREVRLIEAKPGIAFVEFEDDIHSSMAMTALQGFRITPQNSMAISFAKK